A single window of Microbacterium oryzae DNA harbors:
- a CDS encoding glycosyltransferase has product MRILAWHVHGGWMNAFLSGSHDYLIPVAAGATAPPLPPAARAVDEMALREEEVDLIVLQRLEEIELVERLLGRVPGRDVPAVFVEHNTPKQHPIDQRHPLADQTDIPIVHVTHFNRLVWDSGQAPTVVIEHGIPDPGPLYTGEIAALGVVVNEPVRRARVTGTDLLPRFAEAAPLHTFGIDNHLLPASLGLGEDRLQVVGDLPTARLHSELARRRAYLHPLRWTSLGLSLLEAMHLAMPVLVLATTEAARAVPPEAGALSSDPEELALAARRLMDDPDDARTRGAAARAFALEHYGLKTFLRAWDGLFEDRVAAHAAARRRRASAGTGDTRRMAPTLVTITEGTDR; this is encoded by the coding sequence ATGAGGATCCTGGCCTGGCACGTGCACGGCGGATGGATGAACGCCTTCCTGTCCGGATCGCACGACTACCTCATCCCCGTCGCCGCGGGCGCCACCGCGCCGCCGCTGCCGCCCGCCGCGCGCGCGGTCGACGAGATGGCGCTCCGCGAGGAGGAGGTCGACCTCATCGTGCTGCAGCGCCTCGAGGAGATCGAGCTCGTCGAGCGGCTCCTCGGCCGGGTGCCGGGGCGCGACGTGCCGGCGGTCTTCGTCGAGCACAACACGCCCAAGCAGCACCCGATCGACCAGCGGCATCCGCTCGCCGACCAGACGGACATCCCCATCGTCCACGTCACGCACTTCAACCGCCTGGTGTGGGACAGCGGCCAGGCTCCCACGGTCGTCATCGAGCACGGCATCCCCGACCCCGGCCCGCTGTACACCGGCGAGATCGCCGCCCTCGGCGTCGTCGTGAACGAACCGGTGCGGCGCGCGCGCGTGACGGGGACCGACCTGCTGCCGCGCTTCGCCGAGGCGGCTCCCCTCCACACCTTCGGAATCGACAACCATCTGCTGCCGGCGTCGCTCGGTCTCGGCGAGGACCGCCTGCAGGTCGTCGGAGACCTGCCGACCGCGCGCCTGCACTCGGAGCTGGCGCGACGCCGCGCGTACCTGCACCCGCTGCGGTGGACGTCGCTCGGACTGTCGCTGCTGGAGGCCATGCACCTCGCCATGCCCGTGCTCGTGCTCGCGACCACCGAGGCCGCGCGGGCAGTGCCGCCGGAGGCGGGCGCCCTGTCGTCCGACCCGGAGGAGCTGGCGCTGGCGGCCCGGCGCCTCATGGACGACCCGGACGACGCCCGGACGCGCGGCGCCGCGGCGCGCGCGTTCGCGCTCGAGCACTACGGGCTGAAGACCTTCCTGCGTGCGTGGGACGGGCTCTTCGAGGACCGCGTCGCGGCGCATGCCGCGGCACGACGCCGGCGGGCGTCCGCCGGCACCGGCGACACGCGGCGGATGGCACCGACGCTCGTCACGATCACGGAAGGAACGGACCGATGA
- a CDS encoding glycosyltransferase family 9 protein: protein MGDVLITGPAVRAVAREAEVVMLCGPRGAAAAALLPGVAEVLVWDAPWIADPAPAATDEHIGRLRELIAAADVTEAVILTSFHQSPLPLALILRLAGVTRIAGASVDYAGSLLDVRLRPGEDLPEDIPEVERALAIAAAAGFAPEGDRRMRVATPPDMSALTGADPYIVVHPGAAVDARRWPPERFARTAALLVEVGRRVVVTGSAGEQDLVDLVVAAAPGAVDLAGDLELSQLAGVLAGADVVIVGNTGPAHLAAAVGTPVVSLFSPVVPAIRWAPYGVPVALLGDQEAPCRGTRARNCPVPGHPCLAGVAPEEAAASAIRLADEHARIPSPHSSKDGVTA from the coding sequence ATGGGCGACGTGCTGATCACCGGCCCCGCCGTGCGCGCCGTCGCGCGCGAGGCCGAGGTGGTCATGCTCTGCGGTCCGCGCGGCGCGGCCGCGGCGGCCCTCCTCCCCGGCGTCGCCGAGGTGCTGGTCTGGGACGCGCCCTGGATCGCCGACCCCGCGCCGGCGGCAACGGATGAGCACATCGGCCGGCTCCGCGAGCTCATCGCCGCGGCCGACGTGACCGAGGCGGTCATCCTCACCTCGTTCCACCAGTCGCCGCTCCCCCTCGCGCTCATCCTGCGCCTGGCGGGCGTGACGCGCATCGCCGGCGCCTCCGTCGACTACGCCGGCTCGCTCCTCGACGTGCGCCTGCGACCCGGCGAGGACCTCCCCGAGGACATCCCCGAGGTCGAGCGCGCGCTCGCCATCGCGGCGGCGGCCGGGTTCGCTCCGGAAGGCGACCGGCGCATGCGCGTGGCGACGCCGCCCGACATGAGCGCCCTCACGGGCGCCGATCCCTACATCGTGGTGCACCCGGGCGCAGCCGTCGACGCGCGCCGCTGGCCGCCCGAGCGCTTCGCCCGCACCGCCGCGCTGCTCGTCGAGGTCGGGCGCCGCGTCGTGGTCACCGGCTCCGCGGGCGAGCAGGACCTCGTCGACCTCGTCGTCGCCGCAGCCCCCGGCGCGGTCGACCTCGCAGGCGACCTGGAGCTGTCGCAGCTCGCGGGCGTCCTCGCCGGCGCCGACGTCGTGATCGTCGGCAACACCGGCCCTGCGCACCTCGCCGCCGCCGTCGGAACGCCCGTCGTGAGCCTCTTCTCCCCCGTCGTCCCGGCCATCCGCTGGGCGCCCTACGGCGTCCCCGTCGCCCTCCTCGGCGACCAGGAAGCGCCCTGTCGCGGCACCAGGGCTCGGAACTGCCCCGTGCCCGGCCACCCCTGTCTGGCGGGCGTCGCTCCCGAGGAGGCGGCGGCCTCGGCCATCCGCCTCGCCGACGAGCACGCGCGCATCCCCTCACCCCATTCCTCGAAGGACGGAGTCACCGCATGA
- a CDS encoding HAD-IIIA family hydrolase, whose amino-acid sequence MTVDDALRAILFDRDDTLIVDVPYNGDPEQVSPMPTAVAALERVRAAGLATGVVSNQSGIARGILTDEQARAVNARVDELLGPFDVWRYCPHGPEDGCACRKPRPGMVLSAAAALGLAPSQVAVIGDIGADMGAAAAAGARAVLVPTARTLPEEVAAAPAVATDLRAAVEMLLAPVGAAS is encoded by the coding sequence ATGACCGTCGACGACGCCCTGCGCGCGATCCTCTTCGATCGCGATGACACTCTCATCGTGGACGTGCCCTACAACGGCGACCCGGAGCAGGTGTCGCCCATGCCGACGGCGGTCGCGGCGCTCGAGCGCGTCCGCGCGGCGGGCCTCGCCACGGGCGTCGTCAGCAACCAGTCCGGCATCGCGCGCGGCATCCTCACCGACGAGCAGGCGCGCGCGGTGAACGCCCGCGTGGACGAGCTGCTCGGGCCCTTCGACGTCTGGCGGTACTGCCCGCATGGGCCCGAGGACGGCTGCGCGTGCCGCAAGCCCCGGCCCGGCATGGTGCTCTCCGCCGCCGCGGCGCTCGGCCTCGCGCCGTCGCAGGTCGCCGTCATCGGCGACATCGGCGCCGATATGGGCGCAGCGGCCGCGGCCGGCGCACGCGCCGTGCTCGTGCCCACCGCCCGCACCCTCCCGGAGGAGGTCGCCGCAGCTCCCGCCGTCGCGACCGACCTCCGCGCCGCCGTCGAGATGCTCCTCGCACCGGTGGGAGCGGCCTCGTGA